The DNA window TTTTTACACTCGATAATCAGTGCTCAGTTGGCTTCTGATTTTGTTCCTGATATGGTGGCAGGCCATTCTTTGGGAGAATTTTCTGCATTGGTAGCCAATAAAACACTTTCATTTGAAAACGCATTAAAATTAGTTTCGAAGCGAGCAATGGCCATGCAAAAAGCCTGTGAAGCCGAGCCTTCCACAATGGCGGCAATAATTGGATTAGATGATGAAATAGTGGAAAAAATATGTTCTGAAATTTCTGATATTGTTGTTCCTGCAAACTACAATTGCCCCGGACAGCTGGTGATTAGCGGTTCTTTTAATGGAGTTGAGAAAGCTTGTGAAAAATTGAATGAAGCAGGGGCGAGAAGAGCTTTAATATTACCGGTAGGAGGTGCATTTCATTCACCATTGATGGAGCCGGCGCGTCAGGAATTGGCTGAAGCTATTGAAACTACAGAATTTTTAAGCCCTATTTGTCCGGTTTATCAAAATGCAACTGCAAAACCATCTAAGGATATATCCGAAATCAGGAAAAATCTGGTAGATCAATTAACCGCACCGGTAAAATGGACACAAAGTGTTAATGCCATGGTTTCAGATGGTGCCAATGAATTTATTGAATGTGGTCCGGGCAAAGTTTTACAGGGTCTGGTGAAAAAAATCCACAGAGAAGCTGAGGTTTCATCGATTGCTTAAGCGATCTTTTTTACCCAAAGATCATCTTTGCATTGTTCGAGCAATTGACTTTGGGTC is part of the Hyphobacterium sp. CCMP332 genome and encodes:
- the fabD gene encoding ACP S-malonyltransferase; the encoded protein is MKAYIFPGQGSQFPGMGKDFFDSSDKAKEMFKSADEILGFSLSDIMFNGSADDLKQTKVTQPAIFLHSIISAQLASDFVPDMVAGHSLGEFSALVANKTLSFENALKLVSKRAMAMQKACEAEPSTMAAIIGLDDEIVEKICSEISDIVVPANYNCPGQLVISGSFNGVEKACEKLNEAGARRALILPVGGAFHSPLMEPARQELAEAIETTEFLSPICPVYQNATAKPSKDISEIRKNLVDQLTAPVKWTQSVNAMVSDGANEFIECGPGKVLQGLVKKIHREAEVSSIA